Proteins from one Salvelinus sp. IW2-2015 linkage group LG9, ASM291031v2, whole genome shotgun sequence genomic window:
- the LOC111969039 gene encoding LOW QUALITY PROTEIN: rab3 GTPase-activating protein non-catalytic subunit (The sequence of the model RefSeq protein was modified relative to this genomic sequence to represent the inferred CDS: substituted 1 base at 1 genomic stop codon) has product MSCCLLEFCRVQELKAVREFLFQNQQNNPSLEDKKTENELAWDDSDWGSWDNPEAKEDGSGTTTGVEEDSAAVTAPWLQDCVVSLSPCSDLMVVAKDHKAVFLTAKWRTDDGGREEMTLAVSWSGTLSTEEGESVSSVICIPLASQKRSSTGRPDWTCIVVGFSSGYVRFYTESGVLLLAQLLNEDPVLRLKCRTYEIPRHPGVTEQHEELSILYPAALVTIDGFSLFQSLRACRNQVARAAAAGSEVVHPPPLAYKKWGLQDMDAIVDHSSVGIMTLCVFDQMKNASILGGFHASVKGSPPAMSQYITVGGGPYTGFYYAIEGSSQPLLSHVALAVASKLTSALFSAASGWLGWKKQSEEEPTQKQKPKVEXATPLAVRFGLPDSRRHGEFICLSPCNTLAGVTDDFGRVTLLDVGRGIAIRMWKGYRDAQLGWVQVSEGRGERESSPSAPLPRRHAQFLVIYAPRRGILEVWGTQQGPRVGAFTVGKHCRLLYAGYRLMGVNSVTSQGWLLHTQQVCLFDPATGALRTVTVPFHLALSDKKSERAKDMHLLKRLTTLLKSREVEPDILESEAQSVLLDIKHPAVKKQVNTHIYTHKNAPVSCLTNSPESYWPVXRQDPEAVDEGLFQLCSSQLKLLQLYTDIQQLHSTGEATTDTHTEPTEVAGIEEELARVSPTLQRYAELTSGSRPSVSFAQDSPDASLPVRSFLSQMECEGEEIRVVPGPNADWTQLGSFLFWGCLTGESPLQKVCNTLQKTGISPQQLLSLLLSVWLHREKEVLKKTEAVRHLHTLLTALSSMKGAVEESWDMQCVSPWWQQVRAACVQSHSSAAALLAAIVAHRAAKANITILAETKFQPEWEAVSLELEQWAVCVRQLEDVLSLQTLLCVPPPQGTPGSATPHCSVKALLEGGRGGIADSVAKWVFRQDLAPERLKDMLQRRGDAESTEQPSQPEQGEGEKSQEDPDFNRAAELLVSVCQRFPDSLSPDLLFAHCCWEYVVQWNKDPEEGRYLCWAVEHLKLVSSPHIQLGISSMMWNTFIVKCFSAAAFLIEKVGKAPKDRLCRRDVGMGDCAMTSFLGSCVQLLQILMEVRIKKDGWMHTVGQIKMFPCAAAQADSGVEEVPPPELCVEEVWGGAEGPASLAELALEQKGVHYPLVQHHYLLASLLHTAMTFSLRVKPLSLFDSKGKNAFFRELSSIQLMPSGDMDPGLVSLRQEFLLRVLTGWVTTQREAVEGPGSGSGDKTWPSLCLDLGLLLQVNPDLLRRHLVCELYNQGLDPRAEQVMFEVEDKDVLGSQLLVLTGQRLSYSLLHTQTQTRPAMELLARLPPTLCTWLKAMDPSELGCPSVPLSQTSRLVSRLIEILPENHGQYSLALHLLEAVEDLQRED; this is encoded by the exons ATGTCCTGCTGCCTGCTCGAGTTCTGTCGGGTCCAAGAACTCAAAGCAGTCCGGGAGTTCTTGTTCCAGAACCAGCAAAACAACCCTTCTTTGGAGGACAAGAAAACAG AGAATGAGCTGGCCTGGGACGACTCAGACTGGGGGTCATGGGATAACCCTGAGGCCAAAGAAGATGGCAGTGGCACCACCACG ggggtggaggaggacagTGCTGCAGTGACTGCCCCCTGGCTGCAGGACTGTGTggtttctctttctccctgctcAGACCTGATGGTCGTTGCCAAAGACCACAAGGCTGTGTTTCTCACAG CGAAGTGGCGGACAGATGATGGTGGCCGAGAGGAGATGACCCTGGCTGTGTCCTGGAGTGGAACTCTCAGCACCGAGGAGGG GGAGAGTGTGAGCAGTGTcatctgtatacctctggccagCCAGAAAAG gaGTTCCACAGGTCGGCCAGACTGGACTTGTATTGTAGTGGGCTTCTCATCTGGTTATGTCCGCTTCTACACAGAG aGTGGGGTCCTACTCCTAGCCCAGCTGTTGAATGAGGATCCTGTCCTGAGGCTCAAGTGTCGCACCTACGAGATCCCCCGCCACCCTGGTGTCACCGAGCAA catGAGGAGCTGAGCATTCTTTACCCAGCAGCCCTGGTCACTATTGATGGCTTCAGTCTCTTTCAGTCTCTACGTGCCTGCAGAAACCAGGTGGCTCGAG CGGCGGCAGCAGGCAGTGAGGTggtccatcctcctcctctggcCTATAAGAAGTGGGGTCTACAGGACATGGATGCTATCGTAGACCACAGCAGCGTGG GTATAATGacgctgtgtgtgtttgaccagatGAAGAATGCGTCTATCCTGGGGGGTTTCCATGCCTCTGTGAAGGGCAGCCCCCCCGCCATGAGTCAGTACATAACTGTGGGGGGAGGACCCTACACAGGCTTCTACTACGCCatagag GGTAGctcccagcctctcctctcccatgtGGCTCTGGCTGTGGCGAGCAAACTCACATCGGCCTTGTTCAGCGCTGCCAG TGGGTGGCTGGGCTGGAAGAAACAGAGTGAGGAGGAGCCAACTCAGAAACAGAAGCCCAAGGTGGAGCRGGCCACGCCCCTGGCAGTCAG GTTTGGTCTCCCAGACTCGCGGCGTCACGGGGAGTTCATCTGTCTGTCCCCCTGTAACACTCTGGCTGGGGTCACGGACGACTTCGGCAGGGTCACGCTGCTTGATGTGGGGAGAGGCATAGCTATCCGCATGTGGAAGG GATACCGGGATGCCCAGCTGGGTTGGGTGCAGGTGTCTGAGGGGCGGGGCGAGCGCGAGTCCTCGCCCTCTGCGCCCCTCCCTCGGCGCCACGCCCAGTTCCTGGTCATCTATGCACCCAGGAGAGGCATCCTGGAGGTGTGGGGCACACAGCAGGGTCCCAGAGTAGGAGCCTTCACTGTAGGGAAAcactgcag gtTGCTGTATGCAGGCTACCGGCTGATGGGGGTGAACAGTGTGACTAGTCAGGGCTGGCTGCTCCACACACAGCAGGTGTGTCTGTTTGACCCTGCTACTGGAGCACTACGCACTGTCACTGTCCCCTTCCATCTGGCCCTCAG TGATAAGAAGAGTGAGAGGGCGAAGGACATGCACCTGCTGAAGAgactgaccacactactgaagaGCAGAGAGGTGGAACCAG ATATCCTGGAGAGCGAGGCCCAGAGTGTACTGCTGGACATCAAACACCCTGCCGTTAAGAAACAGGtcaacacacatatatacacacac AAGAATGCTCCAGTCTCCTGTCTGACCAACTCACCCGAGTCTTACTGGCCAGTCTAAAGGCAAG ACCCAGAGGCGGTAGATGAAGGGTTGTTCCAGTTGTGTTCCTCCCAACTGAAACTGCTGCAGCTCTACACAGACATCCAACAGCTCCACTCTACTGGGGAggccaccacagacacacacactgaacct ACGGAGGTTGCAGGTATAGAGGAGGAGCTGGCCCGTGTCTCCCCTACCCTGCAGCGCTACGCAGAACTCACGTCCGGCTCCCGCCCCTCCGTCTCTTTCGCCCAGGACTCCCCTGACGCATCACTTCCTGTCCGAAGCTTTCTGTCCCAGATggagtgtgagggagaggagatcAGAGTGGTGCCAGGGCCCAACGCAGACTGGACACAGCTTG GGAGCTTTCTGTTCTGGGGCTGTCTGACAGGAGAGAGCCCTCTACAGAAAGTCTGTAACACACTGCAGAAGACCGGCATCAGCCCACAGCAACTACTG tctctgctgctgagtGTATGGTTGCACAGAGAGAAGGAAGTATTGAAAAAAACAGAGGCCGTCAGACACCTACACACTCTGCTCACTGCCCTCAGCTCCATGAAAG GTGCGGTGGAGGAGTCGTGGGACATGCAGtgtgtctccccctggtggcagcAGGTGCGTGCTGCATGTGTCCAGTCCCACAGTTCTGCTGCCGCCCTGTTGGCTGCAATAGTGGCTCACCGCGCTGCTAAGGCTAACATCACCATCCTGGCTGAAACCAag TTCCAGCCAGAGTGGGAGGCGGTGTCGTTGGAACTGGAGCAGTGGGCGGTGTGTGTGAGACAGCTGGAGGACGTGTTGTCCCTGCAGACACTGCTGTGTGTGCCTCCTCCTCAGGGAACACCAGGGAGCGCCACACCACACTGCTCAGTCAAAGCCCTGCTGGAGGGGGGCCGAG GTGGTATAGCAGACAGCGTGGCTAAGTGGGTGTTCAGGCAAGACTTGGCCCCTGAGCGGCTGAAGGACATGCTGCAGAGGAGGGGGGATGCCGAGAGCACGGAACAGCCCTCCCAGCCAgagcagggggagggagaaaagagcCAGGAGGATCCAGACTTCAACAGGGCAGCAG AGCTgctagtgtctgtgtgtcagcGTTTCCCAGACTCCCTCTCTCCTGACCTGCTGTTTGCCCACTGCTGCTGGGAGTACGTGGTGCAGTGGAACAAAGACCCAGAG gagGGGAGATATCTTTGTTGGGCGGTGGAGCACCTGAAGCTAGTCTCAAGTCCTCACATCCAGCTGG GCATCTCTTCAATGATGTGGAACACGTTCATCGTTAAATGTTTCTCAGCTGCTGCTTTCCTTATAGAGAAG GTGGGGAAGGCCCCTAAGGACCGCCTGTGTCGACGG gATGTGGGAATGGGAGACTGCGCCATGACATCATTCCTGGGCTCCTGTGTTCAGCTGCTACAGATTCTGATGGAGGTACGGATCAAAAAAGATGGATGGATGCATACAGTTGGGCAGATTAAAATGTTTCCCTGCGCTGCAGCACAG gcAGACTCGGGGGTAGAAGAGGTGCCTCCTCCAGAGctgtgtgtggaggaggtgtgggggggaGCAGAGGGACCTGCCTCCCTAGCAGAGCTAGCCCTGGAGCAGAAGGGAGTTCACTACCCCCTTGTACAACACCACTATCTCCTGGCCTCTCTACTCCACACTGCTATGACCTTCAGTCTCAGGGTCAAACCACTCAGCCTGTTCGACAGCAAG GGTAAGAATGCCTTCTTTAGAGAGCTGTCGTCCATCCAGCTGATGCCCAGTGGAGACATGGACCCTGGCCTGGTCTCCCTCAGACAGGAGTTCCTGCTCAGGGTGTTGACAGGCTGGGTGACGACCCAGAGGGAGGCGGTGGAGGGCCCTGGGTCTGGGTCAGGGGACAAGACGTGGCCTTCTCTGTGTCTGGACCTGGGACTCCTGCTGCAGGTCAACCCGGACCTCCTGCGCAGACATCTGGTGTGTGAGCTGTACAACCAGGGCCTGGACCCCCGGGCAGAGCAG gtgatgTTTGAGGTGGAGGATAAGGACGTGTTGGGTTCCCAGCTGTTGGTTCTAACAGGCCAGAGGCTGAGCTACTCCCTGCTCcacacccagacccagacccgACCCGCCATGGAGCTGCTGGCACGCCTCCCCCCCACACTCTGCACCTGGCTCAAGGCTATG GACCCCAGTGAGCTGGGGTGCCCGTCGGTGCCCCTGAGTCAGACCAGCAGGCTGGTGAGCCGCCTCATAGAGATCCTACCTGAGAACCACGGCCAGTACAGCCTGGCACTACACCTACTGGAGGCTGTGGAGGACCTgcagagagaggactga